In Malaclemys terrapin pileata isolate rMalTer1 chromosome 10, rMalTer1.hap1, whole genome shotgun sequence, the DNA window agacaaaacaagagaaACCTacacaaaaggggaaagaagagaacaCCACAAATAGAAAATGAAGCTTCAGcctctggtgttgactttcacttgcaatctCACTGCTGGAAAATAACCGGCACAGCACACAGTCTTATCAGCCACTCGAAGACCCGGAAAACTGGTACCAGCATCGGAGTGTTTGCTTCTATTTGCCTTTCTGGTCACAAATTGATAGCAGCATTGCAGTCTTAGGCAGGCTTTTATTAAACAGAAcgcaaaaggagagggataggaaagaaatgagaagaggaaggaaaagggaCACACAAGGAGTGAGGGGAGACAAAGTCTCACACCgcagggggtgtttgggagtcaGCTGGAGCCAGTGGAAGTGATGATGGCATCTGCGTTCCTCTCTCTGGCCCACTCTGGTCAGGTCTTTTGGGATCAGAACACCAATGGCCCAGTGGTGTTACGGTAGATCCGAGGATCCCAGGAGACAGTGGCAGCCATGCTAGTAAAACTGACTGCAGCAGTTGTTGTCAGACAGCTTTTTCTTCTGCTAATTTCCCCCAAACATCTTTCTTTTTAAGAGCACCAAAAAAGCAATGGGTGGAACAGCcaatcccctcattattttgttcagcTATTAGGactaatttctgacacaccaattctGGTCCATTGATTTCTGCTCCCACATTTTGCCAGGCAcattttaacacagtccttgaattatttCAGTAGGCCTTTTGATTTGGATTGAGTCTTCCTTTTGCCCCTTTTCCCACCAACATTTGGTGTTATAGGTTATTGCGACATTTTacaaactttcactcactttttactGTTGCACTCATAGTTAGGGTCAATTTATAGGCCTAATCATCACAGCATGACTTCAGCCCGCTGTCTCAGAGCAAGCACAGTTGCACATACTTCCCTGCCAACATTCCTGACCACAacctaggatgaaattcagttcTAACCACAGGTAAGAGAACAGCTCAGTTCCCAGGGCCACTCACGCACTCCTTGGTCTCTCagctgaggctgccaacaagtGGGCCAATCCATGCCAACTGTGCTGGTGGTTTGGGCAAGACAGACACTTGCTCATTTGGAACAGGACTGAGACCTAACATTTCATACAGGCCAAACTGCCAATACATGacaactttcagtcactactgacCTGTGCTGTGTTCATACTACTGGTCCGGGGATGAAAATGCCAAACCCCCGTTACCATTGCCCCGTTTGCCAACTTTGACAGGTGTGGAGATCTGTGTGTTAATCGACAAACAATATTCATACCATTGTAAGTGACCTGATCAGTGAACTAAAGTTTCCGTACAACTATGGAGGGTTATTAGAATTTCTTCTATGAATGTATTGATCTAACTTAAGCGGGGGCTGTGGAAGCACAAACAGGGAAGCCCCACAATAGTCCTAGACAAGCAGCACTAAGCATATGCCTGGAAGACAAAGGGGCAAGCTGTGAGCTTCGAGGATCCTGTCCCCAATGAGTTATGAGCCTTGTCTTGCCAGGCTGGGAGGCTAGAGAAACAGTCTACATTCAAGAGCCTCTCTCAGGGAGACAGGCTGACAGACAGAGAGactcgggggggggtggggggaggggatctaaAGAAATCAGGCCTTCCCAGATTCTGGGAAGCCTGAGGGAAAAGCTAGACATACCTACAGTCTGCTTTATAATTTTTCAGAGGGCTTTTctcttaaatgtttttgttttaaactaaagAATACTTTGCTCTAAAGAGGTTGGTTTGTCGCTGTATTAAACCACTGTCATGGCTCTCAGAGGGAACAGAAGTGCAGGGCTGGACATAAATCAGGCCTGCTGAGGTAAATCATACCTGACACATAGGGGACTGCAACTCAGGGCCTGATCTGTGAGAGAATAGCGCAATTCCTCCCTGAAAGACAAGTGACGGCTAGATGCTGGAGACCTAGAGTGGACGCACTCAgaccaagaggagttagaaatgCAGTTCACCTTATAATCGTGACACACCCCCATGCTTCAGATGCCACACAGttttcaaaaacaacaaagagtctggtggcaccttaaagactaacagatttatttgggcataagctttcgtgagtaaaaacctcacttcttcggatgcatagagtgaaagctacagatgcaggcattatatacagacacatggagagcagggagttacttcacaagtggcgaaccagtgaagtaactccctgctctccatgtgtctgtatataatgcctgcatctgtagctttcactctatgcatccgaagaagtgaggtttttactcacgaaagcttatgcccaaataaatctgttagtctttaaggtgccaccagactctttgttgtttttgtagatacagactaacacggctaccccctgatacttgacacagttTTCAAGTTCTTTGCTGACTCCTGTTTGAGCAGTATTGCTGACATTCAGAGGTAGATAAAACAGGTACCAGGAAAGAAAAACTGAGTGTAAgcatgtgtgtgtaaaaaacaaaacatggctGTAAGTAGCCATTCTCTTCTGGAAAAAGGCTTTGCCAGCGCATAGATCAGAAAGCACCCAGCCAAAGGCTCCAGTCCTCCTTTCCTACCTGTCTCATGTGCCTGAGGGACCGGAAGATGGACAGCCTTCTGGAAGCTACATTCCAGCTGCTGCAATCTGACATCAGAGATGTGTCTGTTGGGCATTTAGTTAGCTCCCGCCCTTCTACAACATCTGGCTGGGCAGAAGGcttctcttcttctccctctGAGCCATCCCAGCCTTCTGACTCTTCTTTCAGGTCTCCAAGAGAAGAGAAAGATCATTTGTTATGTTCCCTCCAGATACAACAACTGCCCCAGGGTTCAACTTCTGAACATCATCTAATATGGTTTCACACTTGACTCGCTATGGCCagttttgggagggaggggagaaatgggTGGACCTTTTCATGATAGTAGTATTTGCAGCTTATTATGCAAGCTAAGGTAATAAGTAatcaaacctcatgcttcagtgcAAAAAAAGAGACAACTTACTTCTTGACTCTTTGGTGTTCTCCCCAGATAGAACACTGCACAATTGGCCAAATACACTACGGAGCTTTCTGTATCCTTCCTTTGAAGGGACCAGCTGCTCCTTGAGGCAGACTATGCAGACACTTGAGTAGATGGACTGATGAATTAAATCAGTGTGGGAAATCCCTGTTTCTACATATTTAGGAAGTTTGTGAATAGTAGGAAAGGGGAAAGCCTCATGTCACGCAATAGTAACCTCTCTTGGCCAGCCAGACACATTAGGTACATCCCAGCTAAGAGGTACAGATATCATGGTAATGCGAGCCCAATATGCAAATAATGAATGTACACAGGGAGACCTTAACCCTCCACAGGACTTATTTTCACATCAGATTTCTTTCCACATGGGAGGACATGAGTCATTAGGCAagttgcaacagagggtcctgtggcacctttgagactaacagaagtactgggagcataagctttcgtgggtaagaacctcacttcttcagatgcaaggcatctgacttgcatctgaagaagtgaggttcttacccacgaaagcttatgctcccagtacttctgttagtctcaaaggtgccacaggaccctctgttgctttttacagattcagactaacacggctacccctctgatactattagGCAAGTTGTATCACAGGATGACAGAGGCAAATAGTACTTACGCTGTGGATGCAATGAGCAGATGTTCACAGTTTTCCCATCCAAAGCATTCTGAAATGCTCTCCCTGCTATAGAAGCTTGGAGACTCACCTGCAAGTTTTTCCATCTGAACTAGGGTGTCCTCTGTGGGAGCTCCCTCCAGAAGCTTCTCCGTGAGTCGGCTGCCACAGGCTTTCAAAAGCCTGCAGAAGTgaagagtgagaggggaggagaggagggaaaaaaatcatcattCATCAAGCCTgcttgctgggggcagagctgtcaGCATGAAACCTGGCAGAGTAAGCTTACCAAGAATCAGGCTACCACTGAGATGTAGCTCATTTGAGCTTTCCTtcaattccccattttgtaactaCTAAAACTTTTCACAATGGACTGGGGCACCCAAGGGCATTGGAAAGAAAGTATGTTACTGCAGCATGCCAGCCTATTATACCCctcctaaaaaaacccaaaaccatcACATCTCCAGGAGTACGCCACTCTCCCCAGCATCTCTCCAGAGGAGTCTGATGTCCGAGTCTGGCATTGACATAGCTTACTGTGAAATTTCACTAACGCACATCCATTTGGCAGGGTAAAACATCTTGTACTGTATAGCACAAGGTACCAGGGCATGGCAGAGTTAGACTGTTCAACACAACAGAGTTACTATTGTCACAAGTTAGGTGCGGGATGGGGTGGGAAAGAAGGGCTCTATTTCCTCCTTCCACTTTTGTCTGACGCTTTGCAGAGCCTCTCCCTCTAGATCCGAAAGGCTAATAAACATGATTCCCACTGCAGCCTGTCAGTGTGCTCCTGAGTTGGCCGGAACGTCTGCTGTAGAGCGATAGGAAAAGCAAGGGACCAAGAAGGCTGCTGCATCAACATGCCCAGTCCCTGCTAACTCTTGGGATAGAGCCCCACATAGTACTGGAATACCAACAACTTAGATGCTCACTCCATGTCCCCACTATTCTAGGATGCTGGGAAATGCCTCTGTTATTCCAACAGATGGTATAGGCCCCAGAGACATAGAGGACATTACCAAGCAAAGGAGGTGTGCAGACATGCCCACAGGTTGTCATCGTTGGTCAGCGATGTCAGGGAACGGGCTGCATTACCATTCCTCTGGTGCAGAAAGGGGGTGAAGGCCGTATTCATGCGCTGGGCTCGCTGCGGGCACCCATACTGCTCAGCTTCAAACACCTGAGTTACAAAATAAAGACAGAGGACAACAGAAAAGACATTTAAGTAAATATGACACAGTGGAACAACTAGGCAGATGCACCTTGTTAACATGGAATAAAACCCTATTTCCCATCAGCTACAGAATCAAGCTGGCAATTCTTGGTCCATTGCTCTGTGCCTCTTTTCCCACCAGAAGGATGGACAAATTGAAAAGTTTCCCTTTAGATCCAGGAAAGATGGAGAAAGAATGACATTATTGCAGACAAGGCTTGATTGGGCTGGTATATGGCAGTTTGCCACACCAGCACCTCTCTCAAGCTGCTATTTTATTCTCCAGAACCTCAgctttaaaagaaagaaacaaatggaaaaaaataaaaagtaaatctCTAACatttatggttgtgaagaaaccTCAAAACAGAGTTTAACAGATGTAGAAATGTCTAAGTATGCAGCAACTgggggtacaattttcaaaagcaccttgtcccactgatttcaaatgggacttaggcacttttgaaagttggATTTGGGAGCCTAAAGCACTTAAGTGATTTAGAAAATTTACTATAGCTCTGAAggatgtgaactgccccattcatttccAAGAGGCATTATCTCAGATACCCAGCGATTATGATTAACGTTAACATGtcagaaagagagaagaaaagatcTGCCCAATTTCCTGTGGGAGACACCACACTTCGGTGCCACAAGTGGGTGGCATTTGGGAGCTATTTTGCCTGCCCCAATCTGGAAGCAGCCAAGCCTAAGAAACCTAGCAGAGCCTCTAGGCATAGTTAAGCCCCACCAAGAAGGAACCAAGCGGAATCTGAGTGCTGCACAatcatattttgaacatctgcacaGTCTACCATGAGTGGCCCTCATTCCAATGTCTCACATGAGGCAAGTTTATTTTGTGGGCAGAGCTTGGAAGTATAccacaattccccccccccccactccccgcagttCAACCCCTTCTTATAGGGCAACAAAAGAGATGGGATCAAGAAGATGTGTCTTTCCTCCTGAGGCATCCAAAGCATGGATCCATCCCTATGTGCCCCTTAATCCCAACATCACCACCTAAGTTTCCCTTACAGCTCTAGTTGCGTACATTACTCTTTACTTCTCTCCCAAACTGTTGAACACGCCCATCCACTTAGCCTTCTTTCTCTCACCTGTATTTGTGTTCTCTCTCGAGCAGACCCACCTTGAGCGCTTTTCCCTGAAGCTCGTCAATGATGCCTCGGATCTTCACCAGCAGGAAAGGCCAGGAGTTGATGAGATAGATCCGGTCCATCATAATAGTGATGATGCTGTACCAGCGCTGGAAGCCACGCGCCAGGCTGTCCTTGATGAAGAAGGTGTGGCTGAACACAAAGCCATGCTGCTCATCCCCAAAGAAGATAGGGCCTTCACGTCCCGGGCAGACCTGGTGGGAAACGGACATAATAGAACACATTGGCTCAGCACATCACTTAACTGAAATTATGTCGAGCTCTTCAAGCAAAGCTTTCCCACTTGTTAGGGTATTGTCTGCTGAAGCATGGGCAGCCCTTTCAGAAGTGCCACCCAACATATAAGGTCTGATAGATGGAGCCAAACATCTCCGCTGCTGCCCCATGTACCTGGCACAACCTTCAGGTTAACTGGAACTTAAGAATGCCGCTGTATTCTGCTACAGCAAAATCAATGAAATGGATGCATGAGCTGGGGCAATCTCAACTTCTGTAAGGTTTTCCCTCCTTTTGTAAGAGGCTGTGTAAGTTATCTGTCCACAAAGGTCAAAAACAACATTTACTGATACCGAGCAACAGCCTGCAACATTACTACCGAGGTGGCTTATTTtggaaataaataagtaaaataaatagGGGCAAATACAAGAAAGTGAAAACAAAGCTCTGAGATCACAAGTGCCTTTGCTTCAGGTGAAGAGTAGGCATCCCAACATTAGCAAAGGTTCTCTCCAGTAACAGATCAGATGATGGagggacaaagtgggtgaggtaatctctcttactggaccaacttctgttggtgaaagagacaagcctttAAActacaccagtggtctccaacctttttatgcccaagatcactcagtggtttgagcattggcctgctaaacccagggttgtgagttcaatccttgagggggttatttagggatcgggggtgggggaaattaagattggtcctgctttgagcaggaggttggactagatgatctcctgaggtcccttccaaccctgatattctatgatctctatgatcactttttgaatttaagggcaacccaggatctaccccgccccttccctgagactctgccccttcccaaaagcccccccccccatcgctcgctctccccctcactcactttcaccgggctagggcagggggttggggatcaggagggggtgcgggctctgggctggggccgaggggtttgcagtgtgggagggggatctgggctgagcctggggcagcgGTTTGGGGGGCAAGAGAGGGTAAGAGGTGCAAGCTctaggagtttgggtgcaggaggaggctccgggctgggggagagtgttggggtggaggagggggtatAGGGTGCTGGCTCGGGGggggttagggctggggcaggggtgcaaagggagaccccctgcccccgcGGCCCTGCGCTGGCCACTTCCGAGagcagggtaggcagggagtctgTCTTAGCGGCAGCCACTCTGCACCACCGGAGATCGCAATCGACTGGtcaatcctagaggatctcccagtcatagaatcatagactatcagggttggaagggacctcaggaggtcatctagtccaacccactgctcaaagcaggaccaaaccccaactaaatcatcccaaccagggctttgtcaagcctgaccttaaaaacctctaaggaaggagattgtgatcgaccggttggtgacactgaactacacagagctcttcttcaggtgtgggaaatgtactcaaaagtgtcacagctagaTATAAAGGTGGAACATTAGTTAACATATATGCTAAAACACTTATGCTAGAGAGCATTCGAGGTGATCAGATGATAAAAATTAATTCATCATAGCTCTGAAATGACTGAAACTTTATATAAAAAACCTTTTAGGCCTTCTTTATGCATCATAAAGGGCAGAGacaagtatttttttcttttgcagtcaCCTTTAAAAATTCCTGCCAAATACTGAGACCCAGTGTCTTGCCTGGCCTTCcatctccaaccccttcctgtgGCTGTGGAGGGGCTGACATCAGTGAAGTAGTCTTAGATCAGAAACAGCATACACGTTTATACACAGATTTTCTTCCTGCATTTCATATCACTTGCCTCACAACTCAAGCTGCGGACACAGGCCTGACGCACAATGCTGAACAACTGCGGATGGTTTGGGTGCTGGTGGCTGACATATTTGATTGATGTCTCTGTGTCATGGCTGACATATCCAGGGTGTCCTGCTGCAAGAGAGCGGCAACCCTGACCacagaaagaaatggaaaatccaATAGTAAAGTAGGACACAATGATCTAATGTACTTATATGTAGGCCCCATTACCACAGCACCTGAATGACTAAATCTTCAGCATaggtatcctcacaacaccccgggGAGATAGGAAAGtatttacagagggggaactgaggcaccgagaggcTGAGTGACTCGCTCATGgtcaggaagtttgtggcacagcagggacttgaatccaggtctcccaagtcctaaccactggaccatccttcctctcctacaGACTCTTTCACAACTCACTCCGTCGCTGGATTTTGTATTTGATGCTGGCTACACAACTGGCCAAATTCAGCTGATGGTAGAAGCAACTGTGAATCCACTGACATACTGAAATCTGTCACCACTTGAGAGACACAAAGCACACTAGGAATAGCTTAATAAAAAAGATACCAACAGTTAAGTGGAAGAGCACCAATGGGGACGGACAGACACACAGGTGAATACATCTTCCTTACAATTTTAACTGGATACAGAAttttttccatttcctgttttATAATTTTACGTAAGTGTTGCTGCTGTTAATCGATGGTCAGGCTTTAACTACACGGATGGCTGCACATCAGTGGTGTGCAAAACAATTCTAATCTAATCTAGAGTTTACAAGGGTTTCGGGATCCTTTGTTGTTACTGGCACTGTGCAAGTATAAGCCATTTTCCGTGCACTATTTTTTCTCCCAAACAATAACATGCCCATCACTGAGAATCCCAAAGCCCATTAGTTCAGCAAAAGACGCAGGGTGTCCATATACACACCTCACACATATCTGACTTCTTTGGCCCTGGACTACTAGAGTCAGCACTAGCACCTTCCGCTGGGCTGTGCGAGCGGATCCTGCTGCTCATCTGAATGCCACCTTCTTCGTCTTCTGCCTGCTCACTTTGCCCAGGGCTGTCTCCATTCCCTGCGCCTTGAGGAAGTGGCGAATGCAGCACCTCTGTACAAAAGAGGGTGCGAGGGCCATGGAGCTCACAGAAATGACAGAGGGCAACAATGGCGTTCATCGCGATAGCTTAGCTGGGTCCTCAGCTCTCCTGCAGGTGAGGGAGGAAGGACCCAATATCAGTATAATAAACAGaaaccaaaatattcccccaTTCCAATCGGCACCAGCCCGGATCTTTCCACTCCGGAGAAGCTTGGAGTCAGGTTCAGCTCTGCGGTCAGGTCACTTCCGAAGGGACCGTGTAGGCTGCAAGTCACAGCTCTCAGCTGGGCTCTTTTCTCTCTAGGCAAGTGGGAGAGTCTAGTGCAGGATTCTCAgacctgggcagggcagggccaagGCAGTGGAGGGTCCAACCCAGGGGggcttccccacactgccccctgcctcagcccagacctGCAGGGACACTTCTAAGGACGAGAAGGGaatcagccccccctcccccgccagcaaCCAACTTCTCTGTCCCGGGAGCCAGTCTGGGCTACTCATGGGGGCACCTGTCCCCTAGCCtgacccccaactccccacaTGGGGgcaactccctcccccctgctgggaCCTGGCCTGACCTACCCCATGGgaggcccttcccctcccccgcaggaccTGCCTGACCCCTGCCTGCCCACACTAGGACCTGGCctgacaacccccacccccatggggacacctgccccccagcagagacCTGGCCTAATCCATCCCCCCCCCGgacacctgccccccagcagagacctggcctaatctatccccccccccccgggacacctgccccccagcagagacctggcctaatccatccccccccccccgggacacctgccccccagcagagacctggcctaatccatcccccccccccccccccgggacacctgccccccagcagagacctggcctaatccatcccccccccccccgggacacctgccccccagcagagacctggcctaatctatccccccccccccccccgggacacctgccccccagcagagacCTGGCTTAACCCCGCCTCCCCCGgacacctgccccccagcagagacCTGGCTTAACCCCGCCTCCCCCGgacacctgccccccagcagagacctggcctaatccatccccccccccgggacacctgccccccagcagagacCTGGCTTAACCCCGCCTCCCCCGgacacctgccccccagcagagacCTGGCTTAACCCCCCCCGgacacctgccccccagcagagacctggcctaatccatcccccccccccgggacacctgccccccagcagagacCTGGCTTAACCCCGCCTCCCCCGgacacctgccccccagcagagacCTGGCCTAACCCCCCCCGgacacctgccccccagcagagatCTGGCTTAACCCCGCCTCCCCCGgacacctgccccccagcagagacCTGGCTTAACCCCGCCTCCCCCGgacacctgccccccagcagagacCTGGCTTAACTCCCCCCCCGgacacctgccccccagcagagacCTGGCTTAACCCCGCCTCCCCCGgacacctgccccccagcagagacCTGGCTTAACCCCGCCTCCCCCGgacacctgccccccagcagagacctggcctaatccatcccccccccccgggacacctgccccccagcagagatCTGGCTTAACCCCGCCTCCCCCGgacacctgccccccagcagagacCTGGCCTAACCCCCCCCGgacacctgccccccagcagagatCTGGCTTAACCCCGCCTCCCCCGgacacctgccccccagcagagacctggcctaatccatcccccccccccgggacacctgccccccagcagagacCTGGCTTAACCCCGCCTCCCCCGgacacctgccccccagcagagacctggcctaacccaacccctcccccccctcacagGGACACCTGCCCCCCCGCAGATACTTGGCCTAATCCCCCCCACTAGGACCGGACCGGACCCGACTCCCTCCCCGCGGCACCGGTGGGGAGGCTCCGGCCCGGGGACCCCCCCcagcgaggggagggggctggacacTCACCCGGCAGCGTCCCCGAGACCCCTCCCGTCCCGTGCCTCAGGGCGCCTGACACTGACTGACGGCCCGAACCAACACCATTCCCGCGGGAGGGGGAGCGATCCAGCTGCCGGGCCTGCACCATGCGCACTCGCCCGGCGGGAAGCGGGAGCGGCAGTGGGAGCGGGGCGGCGCGGGCAGACTGTAGCACTTCTCggtctccctgctgctgccgtGTTTCCAGCCGCGGCCCCTctagtctccccccccccacatgtcaGTGGTTCAGTCCGAGGCCACCCCGACTCACTGGCAGTGGGCTGAACCATTTCTTCAAGCCGGGGGGTGGGACTGTGAAGCCAGGACCCTGTGTCTTTTCACGCCAGGCGGGGCAGTGCGAAGACCGGGGCTAAGCCAGCCAAGGcccggggtggggtgagggagcaACAGCCCGGCTCGGTgccgggctcaggctctgggTCTTAAGCAGCGTCgccccacagcagcagggagaTGGTACACTCCACCAGGGCTGGCCTGTGATACACAACTCGTGCgtgtgggcggggcggggctgcgctgggcggggctcggggcggggCCAGTCCCAGGGTTGCCCAGAGGGGGGCGCTGTGCAGGTCAGTCTGGGTGCAATGCTGGATCGAGGTGGGTGGATGTAATTTGATTGGTAAAAATCTAGAGAATCATAGTTCCCATGGTAtcacctgctgctgcagggggtgggggggaccagctgcccctcccagctctggggcCTCCAGGTTGGAAGAAATATTGGAGCTATGGAGTCATGAGAAATGGGTGAAGACGAATTGGGTATCCTGGGCCACGAACAACGGGGTGCCCGCCCT includes these proteins:
- the FLCN gene encoding folliculin — protein: MNAIVALCHFCELHGPRTLFCTEVLHSPLPQGAGNGDSPGQSEQAEDEEGGIQMSSRIRSHSPAEGASADSSSPGPKKSDMCEGCRSLAAGHPGYVSHDTETSIKYVSHQHPNHPQLFSIVRQACVRSLSCEVCPGREGPIFFGDEQHGFVFSHTFFIKDSLARGFQRWYSIITIMMDRIYLINSWPFLLVKIRGIIDELQGKALKVFEAEQYGCPQRAQRMNTAFTPFLHQRNGNAARSLTSLTNDDNLWACLHTSFAWLLKACGSRLTEKLLEGAPTEDTLVQMEKLADLKEESEGWDGSEGEEEKPSAQPDVVEGRELTKCPTDTSLMSDCSSWNVASRRLSIFRSLRHMRQVLGASAFRMLAWHVLMGNQVIWKARDADLVQSAFDILRTMLPVGCVRIIPYSDRYEEAYRCNFLGLSPHVHIPPHILSSEFAVIVEVRPATRCSLYPVLFDDEQPLSKYEFVVTSGSPVAADRVGPTILNKIEAALTNQNLSVDVVDQCLVCLKEEWMNKVKVLFKFTKVDSRPKEDTQKLLSILGAAEEDNVKLLKFWMTGLSKTYKSHLMSTVRSPTSSESRN